The following are encoded in a window of Stegostoma tigrinum isolate sSteTig4 chromosome 40, sSteTig4.hap1, whole genome shotgun sequence genomic DNA:
- the myl7 gene encoding myosin regulatory light chain 2, atrial isoform translates to MASRKAARGKASSKQNQRSSSNVFSMFEQCQIQEFKEAFGCIDQNRDGIISKQDLRETFMQLGKLNTNDEELEAMLKEGKGPMNFTVFLSLFGEKLNGTDPEETIVNAFKLFDPQGTGHVKKDEFKRLLMTQADKFSADEVEQMFAVTPIDVAGNIDYKSLCYIITHGDEKEEA, encoded by the exons ATG GCAAGCAGGAAAGCAGCTCGAGGGAAAGCTTCATCCAAACAGAACCAACGAAGCTCCTCAAATGTCTTCTCCATGTTTGAGCAGTGTCAAATTCAAGAGTTCAAGGAG GCCTTCGGCTGCATTGATCAAAACCGTGATGGAATCATCAGTAAACAGGACTTGAGGGAAACCTTTATGCAGCTGG GTAAGTTGAATACCAATGATGAAGAATTGGAAGCGATGTTGAAAGAGGGAAAGGGGCCAATGAACTTTACAGTGTTCCTCAGCCTCTTTGGAGAAAAACTGAATG GAACTGACCCAGAAGAAACTATTGTGAACGCCTTCAAACTGTTTGATCCGCAAGGAACAGGGCATGTCAAGAAGGATGA ATTTAAAAGACTCCTGATGACACAAGCTGATAAATTCAGTGCAGATGAG GTAGAACAGATGTTTGCTGTGACTCCCATTGATGTTGCAGGAAACATTGATTATAAATCACTGTGTTATATCATCACACATGGAGATGAGAAAGAAGAGGCCTAG